One stretch of Chlamydia abortus DNA includes these proteins:
- a CDS encoding IncA family protein gives MKSVSPCFYLKLENSEDRCCHFSDSRVHFLTTIVSLIASLLIITGAIAAVILFGTQLGVLYSTVIIGVSVAIGVLLFSVSLQCFSCPAVVSQSQRFSEDNPRSHIHDSKLSEATTLTEESVEAIERELHTLLSEYEQERLAYECCISQRNLVKISMDSAKEEFDNAYADVQRLHRLFTAEDSNNLSNECQESLSRYREKSIDYARSIQRYEDLFQQMHSHQDLMHFQKIAPIHERVHILLQERDESQTRIRALEDALSLRNRDLVVLSSMDTDLQSSIKKLQNTQTVNQGTIRALQTRLEEVEKNRNSLEEAPFLVIGRESEGHSREIVLPDNIINVRSLEEENEKLKRTLAFYYRMVERMETRFESQSPSMLTETATSQDFLMIANSEEYTRKQVGAMIASYFEDERESQQRELIRLRELSSQQAQEIADLRSGFLRSGDTISEDTNLDIIDMSLEEDTVHNVVVAEDPFFGSP, from the coding sequence ATGAAATCCGTTTCTCCTTGTTTCTATTTGAAATTGGAGAACTCTGAAGATCGCTGTTGTCATTTTTCTGATTCTCGAGTTCATTTTCTTACGACGATTGTATCATTAATAGCGAGTTTATTGATTATTACTGGGGCTATAGCTGCTGTCATTCTATTTGGAACACAGTTAGGAGTACTGTATTCTACCGTCATAATCGGTGTATCTGTTGCTATTGGAGTATTACTCTTCAGCGTGAGTTTACAATGTTTTTCCTGTCCTGCTGTAGTATCTCAGTCTCAGCGTTTTTCAGAAGACAATCCACGATCTCATATCCATGATTCTAAGCTCTCAGAAGCCACGACACTCACAGAGGAAAGCGTAGAAGCCATAGAAAGAGAATTACACACTTTGTTGTCAGAATATGAACAAGAGCGCCTCGCCTACGAATGTTGTATAAGTCAGAGAAACCTAGTAAAAATCAGCATGGATAGTGCTAAGGAGGAGTTTGACAATGCCTATGCAGATGTCCAAAGGCTCCATAGGCTGTTTACAGCCGAAGACAGTAATAATCTAAGCAACGAATGTCAAGAGAGCTTGTCTAGATACAGAGAAAAAAGTATAGACTACGCGCGTTCTATACAGCGTTATGAAGATCTTTTTCAGCAAATGCACTCTCATCAGGATCTCATGCATTTTCAGAAAATTGCGCCTATACATGAGCGTGTGCATATTTTACTGCAAGAAAGGGATGAGTCACAAACGCGTATACGTGCTTTAGAAGATGCATTAAGTCTACGCAATAGGGATCTCGTTGTCTTGTCTAGTATGGACACAGATTTGCAAAGCTCGATAAAAAAACTGCAGAATACCCAAACAGTAAATCAAGGGACAATACGTGCCTTGCAAACACGTTTAGAAGAAGTAGAGAAAAATAGAAATAGTCTTGAAGAAGCCCCATTTTTAGTCATAGGCAGAGAATCTGAAGGGCATAGCAGAGAAATAGTATTACCTGACAACATCATAAACGTACGTTCCCTTGAAGAGGAGAATGAGAAGCTCAAACGCACGCTAGCTTTTTATTACAGGATGGTTGAAAGGATGGAAACACGTTTTGAATCGCAATCCCCTTCCATGCTCACAGAGACTGCAACTAGTCAGGATTTTCTGATGATTGCGAATTCCGAGGAATATACTCGAAAACAAGTAGGGGCCATGATAGCGAGTTATTTCGAAGATGAAAGAGAAAGTCAACAAAGAGAACTCATACGATTGAGAGAACTCTCTTCTCAGCAAGCTCAAGAGATAGCGGATTTGAGAAGTGGATTTTTAAGATCCGGAGATACTATTTCTGAAGATACTAATCTAGATATTATCGATATGAGTTTAGAAGAAGATACGGTGCACAATGTCGTGGTTGCTGAGGATCCGTTTTTTGGATCACCGTGA
- a CDS encoding IncA family protein yields MKCMQMNLFSRLEGQEIVSTRVDRTNSHITINTIAIVSGILIIVSSIAACIFLGADMGLLSAILLGMAIIAGLLLIALGVYFCYQSGPEQQATSHAIEQARVVELSQQLDVANHELVSLRLFKQENARGIETSLVSIPGEQRDLLQEKCERIVQLDSTIHEIRREHAQLLERKDQECYREMVRQTDLRLRLDHKHQQEMESKERSTRERMQLLESELTNQETEKDTALAEVRQTLLQNQEKFNQELQEKDQQISDLRHTVTQQQEVDADHIQQLKDLLKAKEEALEHLQSTVNYYENLETDTGISSLTSALVRIRQQEERIALLETLNLQPIARTRNRFSSI; encoded by the coding sequence ATGAAATGTATGCAGATGAACTTGTTTTCTAGATTAGAAGGACAAGAAATAGTGTCTACACGTGTAGACAGAACGAATTCTCATATTACTATCAATACGATTGCTATCGTGTCAGGGATTTTGATCATAGTTTCTAGTATAGCCGCTTGCATTTTTCTGGGAGCAGATATGGGCTTATTAAGTGCTATTCTCCTAGGTATGGCTATTATCGCAGGGCTGTTACTTATAGCGTTGGGTGTGTATTTTTGTTATCAGAGTGGCCCTGAACAACAGGCGACTTCTCATGCTATAGAACAGGCAAGAGTTGTTGAATTATCACAACAACTAGATGTCGCTAATCACGAACTAGTTTCTTTACGTTTGTTCAAGCAGGAAAATGCCAGGGGAATAGAGACAAGTCTAGTCTCTATACCTGGGGAACAACGAGATCTCTTACAAGAGAAATGTGAGCGCATAGTACAATTAGACAGTACTATTCACGAAATCAGAAGAGAACACGCGCAATTGTTAGAAAGGAAGGACCAAGAATGTTATAGAGAAATGGTAAGACAGACGGATCTACGTCTTCGACTTGATCACAAGCATCAACAAGAGATGGAATCTAAAGAAAGGTCCACAAGAGAAAGAATGCAATTGTTAGAATCAGAGTTGACGAATCAAGAAACAGAGAAGGATACAGCATTAGCCGAGGTACGACAAACTCTATTGCAAAATCAAGAAAAGTTTAATCAAGAATTACAAGAAAAAGATCAGCAAATTAGTGATTTACGACACACTGTAACTCAACAACAAGAAGTAGATGCAGACCATATTCAGCAGCTGAAAGACTTATTAAAAGCGAAAGAAGAGGCCTTAGAGCATCTACAATCTACTGTAAACTATTATGAGAACTTAGAAACAGATACCGGAATCAGTTCTCTTACCAGCGCTTTAGTTCGGATTCGACAGCAAGAAGAACGCATAGCTTTGTTAGAAACTTTAAATTTACAACCGATTGCAAGAACACGTAACCGATTTTCAAGTATATAG
- a CDS encoding DUF1548 domain-containing protein, with product MSVFLNPSNSQPTPSDPPPLSCCQHITSYIKEVNYCSLFSTIFSKIISTEDLEHIESFLGYLAITLACLTSALISLVLYVLLIPVKFVVAAITLPYCGHTQETSLLPDPPKVLLPLTETQEAFVEEVKRSMLGNLTHAFEINISEDILSLAPIPSPFLTSLETASCERISCNYKKLIRLIHHLHCWDSGWETIMDYLTIELSEDPSHPDAETFPIMMHHLILALEDRTISKEKKRSALNEISSYANMCRPTWGETIFRSINHLYNTRNSGRDQILLWLQMFKEHLLTQQQLVAHEEEWHQINGLKHIYGKQLGLATHHLNQNLAGLTLRQTSLLPQNIEKYKALKHSFEQAYTASYSPLVSYLHNAFITSTPEIQAYIYNYLLDIVANTINLPETGAHIDVVLECFYNENYELKPEGIIYLLYIMDIIIPQST from the coding sequence ATGAGCGTGTTCCTTAACCCAAGCAACTCACAGCCGACACCATCTGATCCTCCTCCCCTATCGTGTTGCCAACATATCACTTCTTACATAAAAGAGGTGAACTACTGTTCCTTATTCTCAACCATCTTCTCAAAAATCATCTCCACTGAGGATCTCGAACACATAGAATCTTTCTTGGGTTACCTCGCTATTACCCTAGCCTGCCTTACCTCTGCCCTGATTTCTCTAGTACTTTACGTACTACTGATTCCAGTGAAATTCGTGGTTGCTGCGATCACGCTTCCCTACTGTGGACATACCCAGGAAACCTCTTTACTTCCCGACCCTCCCAAGGTTCTTCTACCCTTAACGGAAACCCAAGAGGCTTTTGTTGAAGAAGTAAAACGATCTATGCTCGGAAATCTAACCCATGCATTTGAAATAAATATATCCGAGGATATCTTATCCCTAGCTCCTATACCTTCGCCATTTTTAACTTCATTAGAGACAGCATCTTGTGAAAGAATTTCGTGTAACTACAAAAAGTTAATACGACTAATTCATCACTTGCATTGCTGGGATTCTGGTTGGGAGACCATCATGGATTATCTTACTATTGAATTATCCGAAGATCCTTCTCATCCCGATGCTGAGACATTTCCTATCATGATGCACCACCTTATTCTAGCTCTGGAAGATCGCACGATTTCCAAAGAGAAAAAACGCTCTGCTCTTAATGAAATTTCTTCGTATGCAAATATGTGCCGACCGACTTGGGGTGAAACAATTTTCAGGTCTATCAATCATCTGTATAATACAAGAAATTCTGGAAGAGATCAGATACTCTTGTGGCTGCAAATGTTTAAAGAACACTTGCTCACACAACAACAACTCGTTGCACATGAAGAGGAATGGCATCAAATTAATGGCTTAAAACATATCTATGGGAAACAACTTGGCTTAGCCACTCATCATCTAAATCAGAATCTTGCTGGTCTAACCCTAAGACAAACCTCGTTGCTGCCTCAGAATATAGAAAAATACAAGGCTCTTAAACATAGTTTCGAACAAGCCTATACAGCATCGTATTCTCCACTTGTATCCTATCTACACAATGCATTTATAACATCAACACCAGAAATACAAGCGTACATTTATAACTACCTACTGGATATAGTAGCCAACACGATCAATCTTCCTGAAACAGGAGCTCACATTGATGTTGTACTTGAGTGTTTCTATAATGAAAATTATGAACTCAAACCCGAAGGAATCATCTACCTACTCTACATCATGGACATCATAATTCCTCAGAGCACCTAG
- a CDS encoding DUF1548 domain-containing protein has product MANITLNCFPNYSTSPVAELSLKQRLQTCAGNIHYHVFYFFITTTLLKQSPYTVNPANARILLTVILSVVVSSVLFVFLYPLKLALLGVSLCLKDAETAAISPVKVFSRHLQDICHDTLYINSATLHVVPESSPFLKSFLIPEKHSWKLCHLESEISKIYSGTPDPLYKILHYVNTKFLQKNGASSSQQDSLEESLYYSVLQKLTAALQDPSITKERKEQLLNYIGSYAYACPPTWIEVIFRELTEIYNKQDTSVNYVLLCVQMFKENLLQFITNRSSPEWHHIASFKHYHGRSLGLNMDSLARIQFTGYLILKKQGLYDRVYKRFISSYRDSVSDLIEYIRDQISESSQDLKNSLSLYLCETMRTLSVPENEISSILSSLFYDDQFNLNTSGVVFILLILGILTTNPETTTQKIKKRLGAILC; this is encoded by the coding sequence ATGGCAAACATTACCCTGAATTGTTTTCCTAACTACTCCACCAGTCCCGTCGCTGAATTATCTTTAAAACAGCGTTTACAGACATGTGCAGGAAACATCCATTACCACGTCTTTTACTTTTTCATCACAACTACCTTATTGAAGCAGTCACCATATACTGTAAATCCAGCGAATGCGCGTATACTTCTTACTGTTATTCTTTCTGTAGTTGTCAGTAGTGTTCTTTTCGTATTTCTCTATCCGTTAAAACTCGCTCTCTTGGGAGTCAGCCTATGTTTAAAAGATGCTGAAACAGCCGCAATATCCCCTGTAAAGGTTTTTTCTCGTCATTTACAGGACATATGTCATGACACGCTGTATATCAATTCTGCTACCCTTCATGTCGTCCCTGAGTCCTCTCCCTTTTTAAAGTCCTTTTTAATTCCGGAGAAACACTCCTGGAAGTTATGCCACTTGGAAAGTGAGATAAGCAAAATATATTCTGGTACACCTGATCCCCTATACAAAATTCTTCACTATGTAAACACCAAGTTTTTACAAAAAAACGGCGCCTCTTCTAGCCAACAAGACTCCTTAGAAGAATCTCTGTATTATTCCGTTCTACAGAAGCTTACAGCAGCATTACAAGACCCATCTATCACAAAAGAAAGGAAAGAACAGCTGTTAAACTATATAGGATCTTATGCGTATGCATGCCCTCCTACATGGATTGAAGTCATATTTAGAGAACTGACCGAGATCTATAATAAACAAGACACTAGTGTGAACTACGTCCTATTGTGTGTACAAATGTTCAAAGAAAATTTGCTGCAGTTTATTACGAACCGTTCTTCACCGGAGTGGCACCACATAGCGAGCTTTAAACACTACCACGGGCGTTCTCTAGGGCTAAACATGGATTCCCTCGCACGGATTCAATTTACAGGTTACCTGATCTTGAAAAAACAAGGCCTATATGACCGCGTGTATAAGAGATTCATTTCTAGTTACAGAGATTCGGTATCAGACCTCATTGAATACATCCGTGATCAAATCTCTGAATCTTCTCAAGATCTAAAGAACTCCTTGTCACTATATCTATGTGAAACGATGAGGACACTCAGCGTCCCTGAAAACGAAATTTCCTCTATCCTATCCTCTCTGTTTTATGATGATCAGTTTAATCTGAATACTTCTGGGGTGGTGTTCATTTTACTCATACTGGGGATCCTGACGACAAATCCAGAGACAACCACTCAAAAAATAAAAAAACGGCTTGGTGCGATACTCTGTTAA
- a CDS encoding IncA family protein — translation MTTSLVNTTPIATHVPTTQHALSNISSNKYQRLATVIALLAGMVLVGTLIGALVCFALPASLTLVALVSTSLLASVILLSMSVYNLVSQFRRASSYAQIGKENIRLEAEMIALQEKLTRSEVQLQEEQGRSSELSVKLMSTEIDLDQANQEKASLESKVKALKELVEKYPAIAEESQLIQSLDQVAVLVKQKEELKSALEKIKEEGAGKLVTVQGEQIDLADLDRQLVEAYVQLEACTKRFSDLQKQLLEVSEAIQSRDSSS, via the coding sequence ATGACAACTAGCCTTGTGAATACTACTCCTATTGCGACACACGTACCTACGACACAACATGCACTCTCTAACATATCATCGAATAAATATCAGCGACTTGCAACTGTTATTGCTTTGTTAGCAGGCATGGTGCTTGTTGGAACTTTAATAGGTGCTTTGGTTTGCTTTGCCTTACCTGCATCTTTAACTCTAGTTGCTCTTGTCTCTACTTCTTTACTCGCTAGCGTTATTCTTCTCTCCATGTCTGTGTATAATTTAGTTTCTCAATTTCGAAGAGCTTCTAGTTATGCCCAAATTGGTAAAGAGAACATACGTCTAGAGGCAGAAATGATTGCGCTACAAGAGAAGCTTACACGTTCTGAAGTGCAGTTACAGGAAGAACAGGGACGTAGTAGTGAATTGTCCGTGAAGTTGATGAGTACCGAGATTGATTTAGACCAAGCAAATCAAGAAAAAGCTTCTTTAGAATCTAAGGTTAAAGCGCTGAAGGAATTAGTAGAAAAATATCCAGCCATCGCTGAAGAATCACAATTAATACAATCGTTAGACCAAGTTGCAGTACTTGTAAAGCAAAAAGAAGAGTTGAAATCTGCTTTGGAAAAGATAAAAGAAGAAGGAGCTGGCAAACTAGTCACAGTGCAAGGTGAACAAATAGATCTTGCTGATCTTGATAGGCAACTAGTTGAAGCTTATGTTCAATTAGAAGCTTGTACAAAACGTTTCTCTGATCTTCAAAAACAGTTGCTAGAGGTATCAGAGGCAATTCAATCGAGAGACTCATCTTCTTAG
- a CDS encoding DUF1539 domain-containing protein: MSLDNNNFRAAFAYPQPASALHGTSLIKTVNQKISFLSIFNALGNKIGSCLCLHPEPDSKAGWVFTFVLSAIITVLLCIILLPVKLILLGLSCCPCLSKPTTGVEAPEVPSSSRPPIPPAGEAGAFSQPPVGLDPSRFSPDSFIPAPPLSPTSMPSAGGVVSPGMTLREFLQTNYPTVDLNTVTLDSLGIPLLLTLDDLPEGTTLLDLPMSLLFEEGNRDLSQLPLFQSHTADSSPISLTGSLSSLLAPLEEDLEDSQDQGGRTTAPTSLIVDTPAAIPAVEVNQQLSSRELLNSLYPNMDHTRFMNSARVNLRLQGIPGPLSDDDVLNLPAIIAFPDLVAGQPARPTSLTLTDTPASLASVQEEPTAPPPSEELISPSDPRYTFLQNHFPELEPEYYSRHISLLASLSGVDEGSFNLLELPLEAFIYTQPILDYEPIPSEHLQERLGEVSPEEDVRRNNEFIDNLLENTPYRWTFLNRLRSNITNSTQSADLRRQWFSIIDMIVNKSSPELEIEDISNTARAYLFRIHNILKNPEIPTERKSEMLKYIASHYDPNSVAMCLAAMQQEIALQNEITPELASVEAEMGANGVSSSISQILPPLASQATPQEVDGYIQLLKSLLSGPMLTNEDNIHLAPANDIYLESLMRDVPNSWGPIHRPLQNRIRRLLEAEDNRILQQVQNRATQTARLAQNQRIRDNWNSILLALSDGREGSVASDEAQALSRSTMYQVLQLIDNPNIPHDKKFSVISNVASYSDRCPPTWVRVAGQELQAIFNTNDETANIVLVWAQIFKEGLLSEIFRNQREWHMMTAFKIIRGSELGLDNVGIILDPYTTALTGRHYTNQHNQYFAQFLNVYRNSGNNLINSALEQSLGGSEDQIQALTNTILADLTAAGIPEAHRAQIMEEIFFPEENDYKPSREAICYLLLKEGVIMTQDHNQ; the protein is encoded by the coding sequence ATGTCACTAGACAACAATAATTTCCGGGCAGCTTTTGCATACCCACAACCTGCTTCAGCACTGCACGGAACCTCTCTAATAAAAACCGTTAATCAAAAGATTTCTTTCCTATCCATATTTAATGCGTTAGGAAATAAAATCGGTTCTTGTCTTTGTTTGCATCCAGAGCCTGATTCTAAAGCCGGATGGGTCTTTACCTTTGTTTTATCTGCTATTATTACAGTTCTGCTCTGTATTATTCTTCTCCCTGTGAAGTTAATCCTTCTAGGATTAAGTTGCTGCCCCTGCTTATCTAAACCTACCACAGGGGTGGAGGCACCTGAAGTGCCATCTTCTTCAAGACCTCCAATTCCCCCAGCAGGAGAGGCGGGTGCTTTTTCTCAACCTCCTGTAGGATTAGATCCATCTAGATTTTCGCCGGATTCGTTTATTCCTGCGCCTCCACTCAGTCCAACCTCAATGCCATCCGCAGGAGGCGTAGTGTCTCCAGGAATGACCCTTAGAGAGTTCTTGCAAACAAACTACCCTACAGTCGACTTAAACACCGTTACCCTAGACAGTTTAGGAATTCCCCTTTTATTAACATTAGACGATCTCCCTGAAGGAACTACTCTTCTTGATCTTCCCATGTCTCTACTTTTCGAAGAAGGTAATCGCGACCTATCTCAACTCCCCCTATTCCAAAGCCATACGGCTGACTCGTCTCCTATATCTTTAACTGGTTCTTTATCTTCACTTCTAGCACCCTTAGAAGAAGATCTAGAAGATTCTCAAGATCAGGGTGGCAGAACTACTGCACCAACTTCTCTAATTGTGGATACACCTGCAGCCATTCCTGCTGTAGAAGTTAACCAACAACTCTCTAGTAGAGAATTGTTAAATAGTTTGTATCCCAATATGGATCACACAAGATTCATGAACAGTGCGCGTGTAAACCTAAGACTTCAAGGCATTCCTGGACCTCTCAGTGACGATGATGTTCTTAATCTTCCTGCAATCATTGCCTTCCCCGATCTAGTTGCTGGACAGCCCGCGCGTCCTACCTCCTTAACTCTCACTGACACACCAGCATCCCTGGCTTCTGTACAAGAAGAACCTACTGCGCCCCCGCCTAGTGAAGAATTAATTTCTCCTAGTGACCCCCGATATACTTTCCTACAGAACCACTTTCCTGAACTAGAACCTGAATACTACAGCAGACACATTAGTTTACTAGCTTCACTTTCTGGTGTGGACGAAGGAAGCTTCAATCTTCTTGAATTACCTTTGGAAGCATTTATTTATACGCAACCTATTCTAGATTACGAGCCGATTCCTTCAGAGCATTTGCAAGAAAGATTAGGAGAGGTCTCTCCCGAAGAAGATGTACGAAGAAATAACGAGTTTATTGATAATCTCCTAGAAAATACACCCTATCGCTGGACTTTTCTAAATCGACTAAGAAGCAATATTACTAACTCTACTCAAAGTGCAGACTTGCGTAGACAGTGGTTCTCAATAATAGACATGATCGTTAATAAGAGCAGTCCGGAACTTGAAATCGAAGATATCAGCAATACTGCTCGTGCATACCTGTTCAGAATTCATAATATTTTAAAAAATCCTGAGATTCCTACTGAAAGAAAATCAGAGATGTTAAAATACATAGCCTCTCATTATGATCCGAATTCTGTGGCAATGTGTTTAGCAGCCATGCAACAAGAAATCGCTTTACAAAATGAGATAACCCCTGAGTTAGCTAGTGTCGAGGCAGAGATGGGAGCCAATGGCGTCAGCTCATCTATTAGTCAAATTCTTCCTCCTCTAGCCTCTCAAGCCACTCCTCAAGAAGTAGACGGATACATCCAACTGTTAAAAAGCCTTCTATCAGGCCCTATGCTCACAAATGAGGATAACATCCACTTGGCTCCAGCTAATGATATCTATCTAGAGTCATTGATGAGAGATGTACCCAACAGTTGGGGACCCATCCATCGACCACTACAAAATCGCATCAGACGACTTCTAGAGGCTGAGGACAACCGTATTCTTCAACAAGTACAAAACCGCGCAACTCAAACTGCACGATTGGCACAGAACCAACGGATACGCGATAATTGGAATAGCATATTGCTTGCTCTATCCGATGGTAGAGAGGGATCAGTTGCTTCCGACGAGGCCCAAGCTCTTTCCCGCTCTACAATGTATCAAGTGCTTCAACTTATCGATAATCCTAACATACCGCACGACAAAAAATTCTCAGTTATCAGCAACGTAGCCTCATACAGTGATCGGTGTCCTCCCACTTGGGTCCGAGTTGCCGGCCAGGAGTTACAAGCTATCTTTAATACTAACGATGAGACAGCAAATATTGTGCTTGTTTGGGCGCAAATATTTAAGGAAGGGCTTTTATCAGAAATTTTCAGAAACCAACGAGAATGGCATATGATGACAGCCTTTAAGATCATTCGCGGTTCTGAATTGGGATTAGACAATGTGGGTATTATTCTAGACCCGTATACAACCGCGCTAACTGGTCGTCACTACACTAATCAGCATAACCAATATTTCGCACAATTCCTAAATGTTTACCGAAATAGTGGTAACAACTTGATTAATTCTGCTCTAGAACAGTCTCTTGGAGGTTCTGAAGATCAGATACAAGCTCTAACCAATACGATCTTAGCAGACTTAACAGCTGCAGGTATTCCTGAAGCACATCGCGCTCAAATTATGGAGGAAATCTTCTTCCCGGAAGAAAATGACTACAAACCTTCGAGAGAAGCTATCTGTTATTTACTACTTAAAGAAGGTGTGATTATGACTCAAGACCACAACCAGTAA